The genomic interval TTCGCCACCCTGCGGACCGCCGACCGCACTCGGGCGACGAGCGCACTCGGGCGACGAGCGCGTTCCTGGTGGCGAAGGACGCCCCCGCCCGTCAACTCCGGGCCGTGCGCCCGACCGACTCCACCAGGGGCAGCAGCCGGTGCGCGACCCGCTCCCGAAGCGCCACCTCGGTGCGTGTGCGCACCACTCCCGGCAGGCTGATCACCTTCTGGATCACGTCCTCCAGATGCGCGTTGTCCCGCGCCACGACCCGCGTCAGCAGATCCCCGCCACCCGCGATCGAGAACGCCTCGACGATCTCCGGTACGGCGGCCAGCGCGTCCCCCACGTCGTCGAGCCGCCCCTGGGTCACCTCGATGTGCACGAACGCCAGCACCGGATGACCGAGCGCGGCGGGCGACAGCGAGGGCCCGGTTCCGGTGATCACGCCGTCCCGCTCCAGCCGGTCGAGGCGCGCCTGCAGGGTGCCCCGCGCGACCCCGAGGATCCGCGCGTACTCCCGCACGCTCGTCCGCGGCCGCTC from Streptomyces sp. CC0208 carries:
- a CDS encoding Lrp/AsnC family transcriptional regulator; protein product: MAVDELDTRILRLLLERPRTSVREYARILGVARGTLQARLDRLERDGVITGTGPSLSPAALGHPVLAFVHIEVTQGRLDDVGDALAAVPEIVEAFSIAGGGDLLTRVVARDNAHLEDVIQKVISLPGVVRTRTEVALRERVAHRLLPLVESVGRTARS